In Scophthalmus maximus strain ysfricsl-2021 chromosome 5, ASM2237912v1, whole genome shotgun sequence, a single window of DNA contains:
- the topaz1 gene encoding uncharacterized protein topaz1 isoform X6, which yields MLPSAPPDESSNTTQQVFHQNEDEQKEDGERAIAKRNGKRHCDTSSYSLDSNNMEFTPHFRDAEESLTSLLSDTATLSPPGQCGGEPGTGTALASSTAVNGPDTDSTASTPPPSVLGLSDWETATAVSPTSSLVTHGGLSTLSVAPSSSKHTINAVEKTLFYCEETKMTSCCSSPTSPSVSSHNCFSFNSCESFLLLPQDEAWGDEEFHAGRSPPILEPYYNVKPFNQNYLAGFGKRSSSSQTSTKEQCVETNSNEYLLPPLLSPVNSPQGHSGTSSLLLSQCCSEEEEEEEEEINKDTSKHEMLPGHHIPQIGNSDRLHLYHHHCEEEEMGGASSKVESLMFHSMVGDVKGGFREESQEETDCEDEEDQGNGNSEQVPFAPKPTAKLISSVLTEPCSSPSSDDGSLSSHRDARLSPSELVGSEWDKTKVEAAGDTEATILDEVTAYEQDILLVDVIQDDPELFENLPEKSLLKLGPARVCEAPKPRPTAVVKVLSPKTEQRLSPVIVDFHSDSPDIKEGSKSRPWRPQCSSNPSTDEHTRHRGPSDANNNLMKGGLERNQPLQMVNSTRNTPLLPYIRNVVAWLFLCSSALCTGPWITKPANVTDCRRQQLNSYCRQYFSESLSCGFKICRFQHVPVDGDEKFCVETVTRFIQNPKCLQKAGAVFTGYYQNNAPGVYFSMPVCLSLLWALLKASMVPEVLSVLGVSLAHKIAPGHEYLLALFNFVRDKALVGCVPELLQLTIKMASAGLVLSLDWLECVKNTPEFQQTIRSNSPLSVPAKLSACAPFPEYLNLAHSIVEIELCTKQEDWRRMGKVFRSICQSSHHPNQVEQVSGRIAIALLSESKDKLSLPFAAFAETVCKSECDGFLLQSFLGRIGVSLMLRYHKTHQWAKGRRVVEVLSVSKVSYSTLKGLFGNEDGASRCVLVTVATELFLLSGSVEGALNTLRENNWFLSSHSWPCEPADLDNRSHVLMRLAEKTSHRDTLEVLCNLPGLKEPNELIDISRYSHLFNSHLQVCVDRQVLPVASDTVDFMLSNNLAVDQAVLQILLHKLGKQNIWLRAREVFRHSLSVGYYTGVSAPPGFLALIVPCRLWEVELALAFEMFIAVNATDILQHSDSSTSCLSITLKRTQSGEGEYLSAGSRLLSAACVPQPKLNVHYTAVNSSQEQVFTLDISSARRWLRHNHLWANEVWTH from the exons ATGCTCCCAAGCGCACCGCCAGACGAATCTTCAAACACAACCCAGCAGGTTTTCCATCAAAATGAAGATGAGCAAAAAGAGGATGGAGAGCGAGCTATTGCCAAGAGAAATGGGAAAAGACACTGTGATACATCATCATACTCTTTGGACAGCAATAACATGGAGTTTACACCTCACTTTAGGGACGCTGAAGAGTCATTAACCAGTCTGCTCTCGGACACGGCTACCCTCTCCCCCCCCGGTCAGTGTGGAGGAGAGCCTGGCACTGGCACAGCCTTGGCCTCATCCACGGCAGTTAATGGACCAGACACCGACAGCACTGCGTCTACCCCACCCCCCTCAGTGCTTGGCTTGAGTGACTGGGAAACAGCCACTGCTGTGTCGCCAACATCATCTCTCGTCACACACGGTGGTTTGAGCACACTCTCAGTTGCACCGTCCTCATCCAAACACACCATCAACGCTGTAGAAAAAACGTTGTTCTACTGTGAAGAAACCAAAATGACTTCATGTTGTTCTTCCCCCACATCTCCATCCGTTTCTTCACACAACTGTTTCTCCTTTAATTCATGCGaatccttcctcctcctacctcaAGATGAAGCATGGGGTGATGAAGAATTCCATGCAGGCAGAAGTCCACCAATCCTGGAGCCGTATTATAATGTAAAGCCTTTTAACCAGAACTACCTTGCTGGTTTTGGAAAACGCAGTTCATCATCACAAACCAGTACCAAGGAACAGTGTGTAGAAACAAACTCAAATGAGTATCTGCTTCCACCACTGCTCTCTCCTGTCAATTCACCTCAAGGGCACTCGGGTACAAGCTCCCTGCTACTGAGCCAATGctgttcagaggaggaggaggaggaggaggaggagataaacaAAGACACCAGCAAACACGAAATGTTACCTGGACATCACATTCCGCAAATTGGTAACAGTGATCGTCTGCATCTGTACCATCACCAttgtgaggaggaagaaatgggAGGAGCCTCATCCAAAGTTGAATCTCTGATGTTTCACAGCATGGTCGGAGATGTGAAAGGTGGTTTCAGAGAGGAAAGCCAGGAGGAGACTGATTGCGAAGATGAAGAGGACCAGGGTAATGGGAATTCTGAACAAGTTCCCTTCGCTCCTAAACCAACAGCAAAGCTTATCTCCAGTGTTTTGACAGAACCCTGCTCTTCTCCCAGCAGCGATGATGGATCACTTTCGTCTCATAGAGACGCAAGACTCAGTCCATCTGAATTGGTGGGCAGTGAGTGGGATAAAACTAAAGTGGAAGCAGCCGGCGACACTGAGGCCACCATTTTGGATGAAGTTACAGCTTATGAACAGGATATCTTGCTTGTTGATGTGATCCAGGATGACCCCGAACTGTTTGAAAACTTGCCTGAGAAAAGTCTGCTAAAACTGGGCCCTGCAAGGGTCTGTGAAGCCCCCAAACCTAGACCGACTGCAGTGGTGAAAGTGCTGTCGCCAAAGACGGAACAAAG aTTGTCACCAGTTATTGTAGATTTTCACAGTGACAGTCCTGATATCAAAG aggGCAGTAAAAGCAGACCCTGGAGACCTCAGTGTAGCAGCAACCCTTCCACAGACGAGCATACCAGACACAGG GGTCCGTCCGATGCCAACAATAATCTTATGAAGGGCGGCCTGGAAAG GAACCAGCCCCTCCAGATGGTGAACTCCACCCGTAACACCCCCCTACTTCCGTACATAAGAAATG TTGTTGCATGGctgttcctttgctcctctgctctctgcacaGGGCCGTGGATCACAAAGCCGGCAAATGTGACAGATTGCAGGCGCCAGCAGCTTAATTCT TACTGCAGACAGTACTTCAGTGAATCTCTGTCCTGTGGCTTCAAGATATGTCGATTCCAGCATGTGCCTGTGGACGGGGATGAGAAG ttCTGTGTTGAAACTGTGACACGGTTCATTCAAAATCCAAAGTGTCTCCAGAAAGCAG GAGCTGTGTTCACAGGCTACTACCAGAACAATGCGCCAGGAGTGTATTTCTCCATGCCAGTGTGTCTGTCCCTCCTCTGGGCTCTGCTCAAAGCCAGCATGGTGCCCGAGGTCCTCTCGGTCCTCGGTGTCAGCTTGGCCCACAAGATAGCG CCTGGCCACGAGTACCTGCTGGCCCTCTTTAACTTTGTGAGAGACAAGGCTCTCGTGGGCTGTGTGCCTGAACTCTTGCAGCTCACAATCAAG ATGGCGAGTGCAGGTCTAGTGCTGAGTTTGGATTGGCttgaatgtgtgaaaaacaCTCCAGAGTTCCAGCAAACGATCCGTTCAAACTCTCCTCTGTCAGTACCTGCCAA GCTATCTGCCTGTGCTCCCTTTCCTGAGTACCTGAATTTGGCCCACTCCATTGTGGAAATCGAG CTTTGTACCAAGCAAGAGGACTGGAGGCGGATGGGAAAGGTGTTCAGGTCTATCTGCCAATCCAGCCATCATCCCAACCAAGTGGAACAAGTCAGCGGTCGCATTGCCATAGCTCTCCTGTCCGAGAGCAAAGATAAGCTGTCACTGCCCTTTGCTGCCTTTGCTGAGACAG TGTGTAAGAGTGAGTGTGACGGCTTCCTGCTCCAGAGTTTTCTAGGCAGAATTGGCGTCTCGCTCATGTTGAGATACCACAAAACGCATCAATGGGCCAAG GGTCGGAGGGTGGTGGAGGTGCTGTCCGTGTCAAAAGTCAGCTACTCAACGCTGAAGGGTTTGTTTGGCAATGAGGACGGAGCTTCGCGCTGTGTCCTGGTCACTGTGGCTACCGAGCTCTTCCTCCTGAGTGGCAGCGTGGAGGGAGCTCTGAACACACTCCGAG AAAACAATTGGTTCCTGAGCTCGCACTCTTGGCCATGCGAGCCTGCGGATCTGGACAATAGGAGTCACGTGTTGATGCGTCTGGCTGAGAAAACCTCTCATCGAGACACGCTGGAGGTTCTCTGCAATCTCCCTGGACTCAAAGAGCCAAACG AGCTGATTGATATCTCCAGGTACAGTCATCTGTTTAACTCTCATCTACAAGTGTGCGTGGACAGACAGGTCCTGCCTGTAGCCTCGGACACAGTGGACTTCATGCTCTCTAACAACCTTGCAGTTGACCAGGCTGTGCTGCAGATACTTTTGCACAAACTTGGCAAGCAAAACATCTGGCTCCGTGCACGGGAAGTCTTCAGAC ACTCTCTGAGTGTGGGGTACTACACTGGCGTGTCGGCGCCGCCTGGTTTCCTGGCACTGATCGTCCCCTGTCGACTGTGGGAAGTGGAGCTGGCTCTAGCCTTTGAGATGTTCATCGCTGTCAACGCAACAGATATCCTCCAACACTCAgactcctccacttcctgtctcagcATTACTCTTAAAAG gaCTCAAAGTGGCGAAGGCGAGTACCTCTCAGCTGGAAGccgcctcctctctgcagcctgtGTCCCTCAGCCAAAGCTGAATGTTCACTACACAGCAGTTAACTCCTCACAGGAGCAAGTTTTCACTCTTGACATTTCCTCTGCCCGACGTTGGCTCCGCCACAATCATCTGTGGGCCAACGAAGTGTGGACACATTGA
- the topaz1 gene encoding uncharacterized protein topaz1 isoform X2 produces the protein MFPSSNRVKLNRVALKDVAVAAPRRRRAPGSPSNVAAQPEEQVQRQDASAPGSDETVRTFLTDRMGPSNKTGDTASRAAEGEPGDDRVGPTKAKRRRNHLQSRRESVDSVELEQEGAYTRDNNKNRHPSPAGLAGSEGSLGRAVTASSCDLCGDCTYTSPPKKTPDKNEQESSSPGPEQSTVGLKINKGNPVTETSKKKIIWIDQYPKVALCDVIQKCDVSTYNCGYVLPEVLKSQVVHCFKRDMRAGFRFAPSCLGHNKQKSEQSAVAKNGKFRPKVQTQDSVCQSPSLTEHQRHRKERADAGILCSRNTHFHRGWIDEASATCSASFSLGKPTNEGDCRTRMWDSDVEGDPGPRCDLIGADFRRDKKIKLGYSLTDGSLPSTLDSESISCSDAAKTHVIDKEKTSSGTSGDSQSCLELASGSCSTNSSRIKENCIHEKSCGQIGEPRETDAAQITSELLCQRNEVDTDGPESFTCQRVRGYCRTIRFSCARTYMSWPFSNTNRSSTAHASTAAHQAEPIHPSARNDGDSPVNRNQSGSPSSQTNDMLPSAPPDESSNTTQQVFHQNEDEQKEDGERAIAKRNGKRHCDTSSYSLDSNNMEFTPHFRDAEESLTSLLSDTATLSPPGQCGGEPGTGTALASSTAVNGPDTDSTASTPPPSVLGLSDWETATAVSPTSSLVTHGGLSTLSVAPSSSKHTINAVEKTLFYCEETKMTSCCSSPTSPSVSSHNCFSFNSCESFLLLPQDEAWGDEEFHAGRSPPILEPYYNVKPFNQNYLAGFGKRSSSSQTSTKEQCVETNSNEYLLPPLLSPVNSPQGHSGTSSLLLSQCCSEEEEEEEEEINKDTSKHEMLPGHHIPQIGNSDRLHLYHHHCEEEEMGGASSKVESLMFHSMVGDVKGGFREESQEETDCEDEEDQGNGNSEQVPFAPKPTAKLISSVLTEPCSSPSSDDGSLSSHRDARLSPSELVGSEWDKTKVEAAGDTEATILDEVTAYEQDILLVDVIQDDPELFENLPEKSLLKLGPARVCEAPKPRPTAVVKVLSPKTEQRLSPVIVDFHSDSPDIKEGSKSRPWRPQCSSNPSTDEHTRHRGPSDANNNLMKGGLERNQPLQMVNSTRNTPLLPYIRNGPWITKPANVTDCRRQQLNSYCRQYFSESLSCGFKICRFQHVPVDGDEKFCVETVTRFIQNPKCLQKAGAVFTGYYQNNAPGVYFSMPVCLSLLWALLKASMVPEVLSVLGVSLAHKIAPGHEYLLALFNFVRDKALVGCVPELLQLTIKMASAGLVLSLDWLECVKNTPEFQQTIRSNSPLSVPAKLSACAPFPEYLNLAHSIVEIELCTKQEDWRRMGKVFRSICQSSHHPNQVEQVSGRIAIALLSESKDKLSLPFAAFAETVCKSECDGFLLQSFLGRIGVSLMLRYHKTHQWAKGRRVVEVLSVSKVSYSTLKGLFGNEDGASRCVLVTVATELFLLSGSVEGALNTLRENNWFLSSHSWPCEPADLDNRSHVLMRLAEKTSHRDTLEVLCNLPGLKEPNELIDISRYSHLFNSHLQVCVDRQVLPVASDTVDFMLSNNLAVDQAVLQILLHKLGKQNIWLRAREVFRHSLSVGYYTGVSAPPGFLALIVPCRLWEVELALAFEMFIAVNATDILQHSDSSTSCLSITLKRTQSGEGEYLSAGSRLLSAACVPQPKLNVHYTAVNSSQEQVFTLDISSARRWLRHNHLWANEVWTH, from the exons ATGTTTCCGTCTTCTAACCGGGTGAAACTTAACCGAGTCGCGTTAAAAGACGTCGCTGTTGCGGCGCCTCGGCGGAGACGAGCCCCGGGGTCGCCGAGCAACGTTGCCGCGCAGCCCGAAGAGCAAGTGCAACGACAAGACGCCTCCGCCCCCGGCAGCGATGAAACGGTCCGCACCTTCCTCACGGACCGCATGGGCCCAAGCAACAAGACAGGAGACACGGCCAGCAGAGCCGCTGAGGGGGAGCCGGGGGACGATCGCGTAGGTCCGACaaaagcaaagagaagaaggaatCACCTTCAGTCACGCAGGGAAAGTGTGGACAGTGTGGAGCTCGAACAAGAGGGGGCCTACACCAGAG ACAATAATAAGAATAGACACCCAAGCCCCGCTGGACTTGCTGGTTCAGAAGGGTCTTTAGGAAGAGCTGTCACAGCCTCCAGCTGTGATCTCTGTGGGGACTGTACATACACATCCCCGCCGAAGAAGACACCCGATAAGAATGAGCAGGAAAGCAGCAGCCCAGGGCCAGAGCAATCTACAGTTGGGTTAAAGATTAATAAAGGAAACCCTGTCACTGAGACCTCTAAGAAGAAAATCATATGGATAGACCAGTACCCGAAGGTAGCGCTTTGTGACGTAATCCAAAAATGTGACGTGAGCACTTACAATTGTGGCTACGTGTTACCGGAGGTTCTCAAGTCGCAGGTTGTGCATTGCTTCAAACGGGACATGAGAGCTGGATTTCGGTTTGCTCCCAGTTGTTTAGGGCATAACAAGCAAAAAAGTGAGCAGAGTGCTGTGGCAAAAAATGGCAAGTTTCGTCCCAAGGTTCAGACCCAGGATAGCGTCTGTCAGTCTCCAAGTCTGACTGAACATCAGAGACACCGGAAAGAACGCGCGGATGCAGGGATTTTATGCAGTCGCAACACTCATTTCCACAGGGGTTGGATAGATGAGGCGTCTGCAACTTGTTCTGCTTCTTTCTCATTAGGTAAACCTACAAACGAGGGGGACTGCAGGACTAGAATGTGGGACAGTGATGTTGAGGGGGACCCTGGGCCACGATGTGACCTCATAGGAGCGGACTTTcgcagagacaaaaaaataaagcttgGCTATAGCCTCACAGATGGGAGTTTGCCTTCCACCCTTGACTCAGAAAGCATTAGCTGCAGTGATGCAGCAAAAACTCACGTTatagacaaagagaaaacaagttCTGGGACCTCTGGTGACAGTCAGTCATGTCTAGAACTTGCATCTGGGAGCTGTAGCACGAACAGTTCAAGAATCAAGGAAAACTGCATCCACGAGAAATCTTGTGGTCAGATAGGTGAACCCAGAGAAACTGATGCAGCACAAATCACATCAGAACTCCTCTGCCAGAGGAACGAGGTGGACACCGATGGACCAGAGTCATTCACCTGCCAGAGAGTAAGGGGCTATTGCAGAACAATACGCTTTTCTTGTGCGCGGACATACATGTCTTGGCCTTTCTCTAACACCAATCGTTCATCTACAGCACATGCTAGCACTGCAGCCCATCAAGCAGAGCCCATTCATCCATCTGCTAGAAATGATGGTGACTCTCCAGTGAATCGAAATCAGTCAGGTTCACCAAGCAGCCAAACCAATGATATGCTCCCAAGCGCACCGCCAGACGAATCTTCAAACACAACCCAGCAGGTTTTCCATCAAAATGAAGATGAGCAAAAAGAGGATGGAGAGCGAGCTATTGCCAAGAGAAATGGGAAAAGACACTGTGATACATCATCATACTCTTTGGACAGCAATAACATGGAGTTTACACCTCACTTTAGGGACGCTGAAGAGTCATTAACCAGTCTGCTCTCGGACACGGCTACCCTCTCCCCCCCCGGTCAGTGTGGAGGAGAGCCTGGCACTGGCACAGCCTTGGCCTCATCCACGGCAGTTAATGGACCAGACACCGACAGCACTGCGTCTACCCCACCCCCCTCAGTGCTTGGCTTGAGTGACTGGGAAACAGCCACTGCTGTGTCGCCAACATCATCTCTCGTCACACACGGTGGTTTGAGCACACTCTCAGTTGCACCGTCCTCATCCAAACACACCATCAACGCTGTAGAAAAAACGTTGTTCTACTGTGAAGAAACCAAAATGACTTCATGTTGTTCTTCCCCCACATCTCCATCCGTTTCTTCACACAACTGTTTCTCCTTTAATTCATGCGaatccttcctcctcctacctcaAGATGAAGCATGGGGTGATGAAGAATTCCATGCAGGCAGAAGTCCACCAATCCTGGAGCCGTATTATAATGTAAAGCCTTTTAACCAGAACTACCTTGCTGGTTTTGGAAAACGCAGTTCATCATCACAAACCAGTACCAAGGAACAGTGTGTAGAAACAAACTCAAATGAGTATCTGCTTCCACCACTGCTCTCTCCTGTCAATTCACCTCAAGGGCACTCGGGTACAAGCTCCCTGCTACTGAGCCAATGctgttcagaggaggaggaggaggaggaggaggagataaacaAAGACACCAGCAAACACGAAATGTTACCTGGACATCACATTCCGCAAATTGGTAACAGTGATCGTCTGCATCTGTACCATCACCAttgtgaggaggaagaaatgggAGGAGCCTCATCCAAAGTTGAATCTCTGATGTTTCACAGCATGGTCGGAGATGTGAAAGGTGGTTTCAGAGAGGAAAGCCAGGAGGAGACTGATTGCGAAGATGAAGAGGACCAGGGTAATGGGAATTCTGAACAAGTTCCCTTCGCTCCTAAACCAACAGCAAAGCTTATCTCCAGTGTTTTGACAGAACCCTGCTCTTCTCCCAGCAGCGATGATGGATCACTTTCGTCTCATAGAGACGCAAGACTCAGTCCATCTGAATTGGTGGGCAGTGAGTGGGATAAAACTAAAGTGGAAGCAGCCGGCGACACTGAGGCCACCATTTTGGATGAAGTTACAGCTTATGAACAGGATATCTTGCTTGTTGATGTGATCCAGGATGACCCCGAACTGTTTGAAAACTTGCCTGAGAAAAGTCTGCTAAAACTGGGCCCTGCAAGGGTCTGTGAAGCCCCCAAACCTAGACCGACTGCAGTGGTGAAAGTGCTGTCGCCAAAGACGGAACAAAG aTTGTCACCAGTTATTGTAGATTTTCACAGTGACAGTCCTGATATCAAAG aggGCAGTAAAAGCAGACCCTGGAGACCTCAGTGTAGCAGCAACCCTTCCACAGACGAGCATACCAGACACAGG GGTCCGTCCGATGCCAACAATAATCTTATGAAGGGCGGCCTGGAAAG GAACCAGCCCCTCCAGATGGTGAACTCCACCCGTAACACCCCCCTACTTCCGTACATAAGAAATG GGCCGTGGATCACAAAGCCGGCAAATGTGACAGATTGCAGGCGCCAGCAGCTTAATTCT TACTGCAGACAGTACTTCAGTGAATCTCTGTCCTGTGGCTTCAAGATATGTCGATTCCAGCATGTGCCTGTGGACGGGGATGAGAAG ttCTGTGTTGAAACTGTGACACGGTTCATTCAAAATCCAAAGTGTCTCCAGAAAGCAG GAGCTGTGTTCACAGGCTACTACCAGAACAATGCGCCAGGAGTGTATTTCTCCATGCCAGTGTGTCTGTCCCTCCTCTGGGCTCTGCTCAAAGCCAGCATGGTGCCCGAGGTCCTCTCGGTCCTCGGTGTCAGCTTGGCCCACAAGATAGCG CCTGGCCACGAGTACCTGCTGGCCCTCTTTAACTTTGTGAGAGACAAGGCTCTCGTGGGCTGTGTGCCTGAACTCTTGCAGCTCACAATCAAG ATGGCGAGTGCAGGTCTAGTGCTGAGTTTGGATTGGCttgaatgtgtgaaaaacaCTCCAGAGTTCCAGCAAACGATCCGTTCAAACTCTCCTCTGTCAGTACCTGCCAA GCTATCTGCCTGTGCTCCCTTTCCTGAGTACCTGAATTTGGCCCACTCCATTGTGGAAATCGAG CTTTGTACCAAGCAAGAGGACTGGAGGCGGATGGGAAAGGTGTTCAGGTCTATCTGCCAATCCAGCCATCATCCCAACCAAGTGGAACAAGTCAGCGGTCGCATTGCCATAGCTCTCCTGTCCGAGAGCAAAGATAAGCTGTCACTGCCCTTTGCTGCCTTTGCTGAGACAG TGTGTAAGAGTGAGTGTGACGGCTTCCTGCTCCAGAGTTTTCTAGGCAGAATTGGCGTCTCGCTCATGTTGAGATACCACAAAACGCATCAATGGGCCAAG GGTCGGAGGGTGGTGGAGGTGCTGTCCGTGTCAAAAGTCAGCTACTCAACGCTGAAGGGTTTGTTTGGCAATGAGGACGGAGCTTCGCGCTGTGTCCTGGTCACTGTGGCTACCGAGCTCTTCCTCCTGAGTGGCAGCGTGGAGGGAGCTCTGAACACACTCCGAG AAAACAATTGGTTCCTGAGCTCGCACTCTTGGCCATGCGAGCCTGCGGATCTGGACAATAGGAGTCACGTGTTGATGCGTCTGGCTGAGAAAACCTCTCATCGAGACACGCTGGAGGTTCTCTGCAATCTCCCTGGACTCAAAGAGCCAAACG AGCTGATTGATATCTCCAGGTACAGTCATCTGTTTAACTCTCATCTACAAGTGTGCGTGGACAGACAGGTCCTGCCTGTAGCCTCGGACACAGTGGACTTCATGCTCTCTAACAACCTTGCAGTTGACCAGGCTGTGCTGCAGATACTTTTGCACAAACTTGGCAAGCAAAACATCTGGCTCCGTGCACGGGAAGTCTTCAGAC ACTCTCTGAGTGTGGGGTACTACACTGGCGTGTCGGCGCCGCCTGGTTTCCTGGCACTGATCGTCCCCTGTCGACTGTGGGAAGTGGAGCTGGCTCTAGCCTTTGAGATGTTCATCGCTGTCAACGCAACAGATATCCTCCAACACTCAgactcctccacttcctgtctcagcATTACTCTTAAAAG gaCTCAAAGTGGCGAAGGCGAGTACCTCTCAGCTGGAAGccgcctcctctctgcagcctgtGTCCCTCAGCCAAAGCTGAATGTTCACTACACAGCAGTTAACTCCTCACAGGAGCAAGTTTTCACTCTTGACATTTCCTCTGCCCGACGTTGGCTCCGCCACAATCATCTGTGGGCCAACGAAGTGTGGACACATTGA